A window of the Pseudomonas fluorescens genome harbors these coding sequences:
- a CDS encoding AlgP family protein, whose amino-acid sequence MSATKKPVNTPLHLLQQLSGSLLEHLENACSQALADAEKLLAKLEKQRGKAQEKLHKSRTKLQDAAAAGKAKAQTKAKAAVKELEDLLDALKERQSDTRSYILQLKRDAQESLKLAQGVGRVQEAVGKALSLRSAKPAAAPAKKAAAKPAAKAPAKAPAKAPAKAPVKAAAKPAAKKPAAASAAKPAVKTTAAKPAAAKPVAAKPAAKPAAKTAAAKAAPARTAAAKPAAKPATKVAAKPAAKPAVKAAAKPAAKTAAAKPAAKAAAKPVAAKPAAKAAAKPAAKPAAKAAAKPAAKPAAKPAAAAKPATTAAKPATAAKPAAKPAAKPAAKPAVKKPAAAKPAAKPAAAKPATAPAAKPAAPATPAPTAAPASAATTSTTATTPSPAPVSSVASNPSSAS is encoded by the coding sequence ATGTCGGCCACCAAGAAGCCTGTAAACACTCCGTTGCATTTACTCCAACAACTCTCGGGCAGCTTGCTCGAGCATCTGGAAAACGCTTGCTCCCAAGCCTTGGCTGATGCTGAAAAACTGCTCGCCAAACTGGAAAAGCAACGCGGCAAGGCGCAAGAAAAACTGCACAAATCCCGCACCAAATTGCAGGACGCAGCAGCAGCCGGTAAAGCCAAGGCGCAGACCAAGGCCAAGGCTGCCGTGAAGGAACTCGAAGACCTGCTTGATGCCCTGAAGGAGCGTCAGTCCGATACTCGCAGCTACATTCTGCAACTCAAGCGCGATGCCCAGGAAAGCCTGAAACTGGCCCAAGGTGTCGGTCGTGTTCAAGAAGCCGTCGGCAAGGCGTTGTCCCTGCGTTCGGCCAAACCTGCAGCGGCGCCTGCGAAAAAAGCGGCTGCCAAACCTGCTGCAAAAGCACCGGCCAAAGCACCGGCCAAAGCGCCCGCGAAAGCCCCAGTGAAAGCTGCTGCAAAACCAGCCGCGAAGAAACCCGCAGCAGCCAGCGCTGCTAAACCTGCGGTCAAAACTACTGCGGCCAAACCAGCTGCTGCCAAGCCGGTTGCTGCAAAACCAGCCGCCAAACCTGCGGCGAAAACCGCTGCTGCGAAAGCGGCTCCGGCAAGAACTGCCGCTGCAAAACCTGCTGCCAAGCCAGCCACCAAAGTGGCCGCCAAACCGGCAGCAAAACCAGCCGTTAAAGCCGCAGCTAAACCAGCTGCCAAAACTGCTGCTGCCAAGCCTGCGGCGAAAGCCGCTGCCAAGCCGGTTGCTGCCAAACCTGCTGCCAAAGCGGCGGCGAAACCAGCAGCCAAGCCTGCGGCAAAAGCTGCGGCCAAACCCGCTGCAAAACCAGCCGCCAAACCGGCTGCCGCCGCGAAACCTGCAACGACCGCAGCCAAGCCAGCGACCGCCGCTAAACCGGCCGCCAAGCCAGCAGCGAAACCTGCTGCAAAACCTGCGGTGAAAAAGCCTGCCGCTGCCAAGCCAGCAGCAAAACCAGCTGCAGCAAAACCGGCCACTGCACCTGCTGCCAAACCTGCCGCACCGGCAACCCCGGCTCCGACTGCAGCACCGGCATCCGCCGCCACTACCTCGACCACCGCAACCACGCCATCCCCGGCGCCGGTGTCGAGCGTCGCCAGCAACCCGTCCAGCGCTTCCTAA
- a CDS encoding FKBP-type peptidyl-prolyl cis-trans isomerase, which yields MSRYLFLSLCMIFSVAQADEKTTANDAHDLAYSLGASLGERLRQEVPQLQIQALIEGLQQAYQGKPLALSEARIEQILADHESQTAEQAAMPSTEAAMENERRFLSAEKAKPGVKELADGILLTELAPGNGTKAGPDGKVQVLYIGRLPDGTVFDQNSQPQWFNLDSVIAGWRTALQNMPVGAKWRLVIPSDQAYGADGAGDLIAPFTPLVFEVELRGATS from the coding sequence ATGTCGCGCTACCTTTTTTTATCCCTCTGCATGATCTTTTCCGTGGCGCAGGCCGACGAAAAAACCACTGCAAACGATGCCCACGATCTGGCTTACAGCCTCGGCGCGAGCCTCGGTGAAAGGCTGCGTCAGGAAGTGCCGCAGCTACAGATCCAGGCGTTGATCGAAGGTCTGCAGCAGGCCTATCAAGGCAAGCCGTTGGCACTGAGCGAAGCACGCATCGAGCAGATCCTCGCCGATCACGAATCGCAAACAGCCGAGCAGGCAGCGATGCCTTCGACTGAAGCGGCGATGGAAAACGAGCGACGTTTTCTCTCTGCCGAAAAAGCCAAACCGGGTGTGAAGGAGTTGGCCGACGGCATCCTGCTGACCGAGCTGGCACCGGGCAATGGCACGAAGGCCGGCCCGGATGGAAAAGTGCAGGTGCTGTACATCGGCCGACTGCCGGACGGCACCGTGTTCGATCAGAACAGCCAGCCGCAGTGGTTCAATCTCGACAGCGTGATCGCCGGCTGGCGCACCGCGTTGCAGAACATGCCGGTCGGCGCGAAGTGGCGACTGGTGATTCCATCGGATCAGGCTTACGGCGCTGACGGTGCCGGCGACTTGATCGCGCCATTCACACCGCTGGTGTTCGAAGTGGAATTACGCGGCGCGACCAGTTGA
- a CDS encoding Rsd/AlgQ family anti-sigma factor, producing MLESCQNAQERWGGVHLLIDRWLQEREELIAAYDKLGAKPQALSEDRKPLQEFCGVLVDYVSAGHFEIYEQLTGEAKAFNDKRGLELAETIYPRIDVITEKLLAFNDLCDEGKCVAEKFKELGGLLHERFELEDCLIEVLHTAHKEEDSVQA from the coding sequence ATGCTCGAAAGTTGTCAGAATGCTCAGGAACGTTGGGGTGGAGTTCATCTGCTGATCGACCGCTGGCTGCAGGAGCGTGAGGAATTGATCGCTGCCTATGACAAGCTGGGCGCCAAACCTCAGGCGCTGTCCGAGGATCGAAAGCCTTTGCAGGAATTCTGCGGCGTGCTGGTCGATTACGTCTCGGCCGGCCACTTCGAGATCTACGAACAGCTGACGGGCGAGGCCAAGGCCTTCAACGACAAGCGCGGCCTGGAACTGGCCGAGACGATCTATCCGCGGATCGATGTCATCACCGAAAAGCTGCTCGCGTTCAACGACCTTTGCGATGAAGGCAAATGCGTTGCGGAGAAATTCAAGGAGCTGGGCGGCCTGCTCCACGAGCGCTTCGAACTGGAAGACTGCCTGATTGAAGTGCTGCATACCGCACACAAGGAAGAGGATTCGGTTCAGGCCTGA
- a CDS encoding disulfide bond formation protein B, which translates to MSLACSRSLFFMAFTAGILALGASYYLEYAVGLVPCSLCLVQRLFMSVLTLFCGVAAIHGPQRVGLSLYWMMALLTSLGGMTAAWRQVLLQSDSLQRLAHCGPGPEEMFSSLPWLCALMRMFNDTADCAELSWTLFDLSIPEWSLLFFVGMSILAVYQLLRQVWMALQQPLSGQPSHPVLVRD; encoded by the coding sequence ATGTCTTTGGCCTGCTCACGCTCCCTGTTCTTTATGGCTTTCACTGCGGGGATTCTGGCCCTGGGAGCTTCCTATTACCTCGAATACGCGGTCGGGCTGGTGCCTTGCAGCCTGTGTCTGGTCCAGCGTCTGTTCATGAGCGTCCTCACCCTTTTTTGCGGTGTGGCTGCGATTCATGGGCCGCAACGTGTCGGTCTGTCGCTGTATTGGATGATGGCATTGCTGACCAGTCTTGGCGGGATGACGGCGGCCTGGCGGCAAGTGCTGCTGCAAAGTGATTCACTGCAAAGGCTGGCGCATTGCGGGCCCGGGCCGGAAGAGATGTTCAGCAGCCTGCCGTGGTTATGCGCACTGATGCGGATGTTCAACGACACTGCCGATTGTGCGGAATTGTCCTGGACGCTGTTCGATCTGAGCATTCCGGAGTGGAGTCTGCTGTTTTTTGTGGGAATGTCGATCCTGGCTGTTTACCAGTTGCTGCGGCAGGTCTGGATGGCTTTGCAGCAACCGCTCAGCGGCCAACCGTCGCACCCGGTGCTGGTCAGGGATTAA
- a CDS encoding heme biosynthesis protein HemY: MKRLYVIVFLVIAATAALGLAIAEHSGYVLVAYKSFRYESSLWATLAVVAVLWLLVWGIKALVELVLTSGGVVNPWSRRNRSRRVQVAIEHGQLDLAEGRWASAQRHLYRAAEAERQPLLYYLGAARAANEQGNYEESDRLLERALERQPQAELAIALSHAQLQTDRGDTDGALVTLQAMHERHPHNVQTLRQLQRLHQQRGDWSSVIRLLPELRKDKVLPPAELTELERRAWGENLSLAAQREEDGAVGLQSLNRAWQQLTSAQRQEPALVLAYAEQLRQLGAQVEAEEVLRTALKRKYDSHLARLYGLVRGSDPARQLQTAEGWLKDHPGDASLLLTLGRLCLQASLWGKARDYLESSLRVQRNPEACAELARLLARLGDTERSNLLFQEGLGMLDERLLAAPLPVAVRA; encoded by the coding sequence ATGAAGCGCCTGTATGTGATCGTGTTTCTGGTGATCGCGGCAACGGCGGCGCTGGGCCTGGCGATTGCCGAGCATTCCGGTTACGTGCTGGTCGCCTACAAAAGCTTTCGTTATGAATCGAGCCTGTGGGCGACGCTGGCGGTGGTCGCGGTGCTGTGGCTGCTGGTCTGGGGCATCAAGGCGTTGGTCGAGCTGGTGCTGACCTCCGGCGGTGTGGTCAATCCATGGTCGCGACGCAACCGCAGTCGCCGTGTGCAGGTGGCGATCGAGCATGGTCAGCTCGACTTGGCCGAAGGCCGCTGGGCCAGCGCCCAGCGTCACCTTTATCGGGCGGCTGAAGCCGAGCGTCAGCCGTTGCTGTATTACCTGGGGGCCGCTCGCGCCGCCAACGAACAAGGTAATTACGAGGAAAGCGATCGCCTGCTGGAGCGCGCCCTCGAGCGTCAGCCGCAGGCCGAGCTGGCGATTGCCCTCAGCCATGCGCAGTTGCAGACCGATCGCGGCGATACCGATGGCGCGCTGGTCACCTTGCAGGCGATGCACGAGCGCCATCCGCACAATGTCCAGACCTTGCGCCAGTTGCAGCGACTGCATCAGCAGCGCGGCGACTGGTCGTCCGTGATCCGTCTGTTGCCGGAGCTGCGCAAGGACAAAGTCCTGCCACCTGCCGAGCTGACCGAACTCGAGCGTCGTGCCTGGGGAGAAAACCTGTCCCTCGCGGCCCAGCGCGAAGAGGATGGCGCAGTCGGTTTGCAGTCGCTCAACCGCGCCTGGCAGCAACTGACGTCTGCCCAGCGCCAGGAGCCGGCGCTGGTGCTGGCCTACGCCGAGCAGTTGCGCCAACTGGGCGCCCAGGTCGAAGCTGAAGAAGTGCTGCGCACGGCGCTCAAGCGCAAGTACGACAGCCATCTGGCGCGCCTTTACGGTCTGGTGCGCGGCAGCGACCCGGCGCGTCAATTGCAGACCGCCGAGGGCTGGCTCAAGGATCATCCGGGCGATGCCAGCCTTCTGCTGACATTGGGCCGTTTGTGCCTGCAAGCCAGTCTGTGGGGCAAGGCGCGGGATTATCTGGAAAGCAGTCTGCGAGTGCAGCGCAATCCGGAAGCGTGCGCCGAGTTGGCGCGTCTGCTGGCCCGATTGGGTGACACCGAGCGCAGCAATCTGCTGTTCCAGGAAGGGCTCGGTATGCTGGATGAGCGCCTGCTGGCTGCGCCATTACCCGTAGCTGTTCGAGCGTGA
- a CDS encoding uroporphyrinogen-III C-methyltransferase — translation MSETTLPKDDVQPVIDAPVDAPPPAAEPRRGNGLAILALLLGAAGVAVGGWGVWQVRHLQTSTQNQLSQVQALNDQAQTLKLNEQRLTERLGQLPGADELADRQRLVTQLQGDQQRLNQRLETVLGASRKDWRLAEAEHLLRLASLRLSALQDISSAQALVQGADEILREQNDPGSFAAREQVAKTLVALRSTEQPDRTGLFLRLGALRDQVVGLTELAPEYKDRGDSLLGLTSDGDGASRWAQWWDQISRYIRIDFNADKNVRPLLAGQSLSQVRLALSLSLEQAQWAALNGQAPVYTQALAEARDVLTGNFNPDNPQSKIMLEQVAELSKQPVTVNTPDLAGTLSAVQGYLERRNVNAEDSVKPFTKPAASTAQEATP, via the coding sequence GTGAGCGAAACAACCTTGCCTAAAGATGACGTTCAACCTGTGATCGATGCACCGGTTGATGCACCGCCACCGGCCGCCGAACCGCGCCGAGGCAACGGATTGGCCATTCTCGCGCTGCTGCTCGGCGCCGCCGGTGTTGCGGTGGGTGGCTGGGGTGTGTGGCAGGTGCGACATCTGCAGACCAGCACTCAGAATCAGTTGAGTCAGGTTCAGGCGTTGAACGATCAGGCACAGACCCTGAAACTCAACGAGCAACGACTGACCGAGCGTCTCGGGCAATTGCCCGGCGCCGATGAACTTGCCGATCGCCAGCGTCTGGTGACGCAACTTCAGGGCGATCAGCAGCGCCTCAATCAACGTCTGGAAACCGTCCTCGGTGCCAGCCGCAAGGACTGGCGTCTGGCCGAGGCCGAACACTTGCTGCGTCTGGCCAGCCTGCGTCTTTCCGCCCTGCAGGACATCAGCAGCGCTCAGGCGCTGGTGCAGGGTGCCGACGAAATCCTGCGTGAGCAGAATGATCCCGGCTCGTTCGCCGCCCGCGAGCAAGTGGCGAAAACCCTGGTGGCGCTGCGCAGCACCGAGCAGCCGGATCGCACCGGGCTGTTCCTGCGACTGGGCGCCTTGCGCGATCAGGTCGTTGGGCTCACCGAGCTGGCGCCGGAGTACAAGGATCGCGGCGATTCGCTGCTGGGCCTGACTTCCGATGGCGACGGCGCCAGTCGCTGGGCGCAGTGGTGGGATCAGATCTCGCGCTACATCCGCATCGATTTCAATGCTGACAAAAACGTCCGGCCGTTGCTCGCCGGCCAGAGCCTGAGCCAGGTGCGTCTGGCCCTGAGCCTTTCGCTCGAACAGGCGCAATGGGCTGCGCTCAATGGCCAGGCGCCGGTGTACACCCAGGCCCTGGCCGAAGCGCGTGACGTCCTCACCGGCAACTTCAACCCGGATAACCCGCAGAGCAAAATCATGCTCGAGCAGGTCGCGGAATTGAGCAAGCAACCGGTTACTGTCAACACGCCGGATCTCGCCGGAACCTTGAGCGCGGTACAGGGGTATCTGGAGCGTCGTAACGTCAACGCCGAAGACTCGGTGAAACCCTTCACCAAACCGGCCGCGAGCACTGCACAGGAGGCGACACCATGA
- a CDS encoding uroporphyrinogen-III synthase: MTAWRLLLTRPAGDCSALATVLAEQGFFSSCLPLLEIAPLPVSDTMRRTITQLPRYSAVIVVSKPAARIAVDLLDSLGLSTPTMPWFSVGAATAAILRDRGLDVSFPEAGDDSEALLQLPRLLAAVAVPGSQVLILRGEGGRELLAERLRALGASVEYLELYRRDLPGYPPQELPRRIAAERLNGLVVSSGQGFEHLRQLAGDTWPVLAQLPLFVPSPRVAEQASAAGARTVVDCRGASAAALLTALREHPVPVL; encoded by the coding sequence GTGACCGCCTGGCGCCTGCTGCTGACGCGCCCGGCGGGAGACTGTTCGGCGCTCGCCACCGTGCTGGCCGAACAAGGGTTTTTCAGCAGCTGTCTGCCGCTTTTGGAAATCGCGCCACTGCCGGTCTCTGACACAATGCGCCGCACGATCACGCAACTGCCGCGTTACAGCGCAGTGATTGTGGTCAGCAAACCGGCGGCGCGGATCGCGGTGGATCTGCTCGATTCTCTGGGTCTGTCGACTCCGACAATGCCGTGGTTCAGCGTGGGTGCAGCGACCGCCGCTATCCTTCGGGATCGGGGACTGGATGTGAGCTTCCCCGAGGCGGGCGACGACAGCGAAGCCTTGCTGCAATTGCCGCGTCTGCTGGCGGCGGTGGCCGTGCCCGGCTCGCAGGTGTTGATCCTGCGCGGGGAGGGCGGACGTGAACTGCTGGCCGAGCGCCTGCGCGCGCTTGGTGCTAGTGTCGAATATCTGGAGTTGTACCGTCGCGACCTGCCGGGCTATCCGCCGCAGGAGCTGCCCCGCAGGATTGCAGCGGAACGCCTGAACGGGCTGGTGGTCAGCAGTGGACAGGGTTTCGAGCACCTGCGCCAACTGGCCGGCGATACCTGGCCTGTGCTGGCGCAGTTGCCGTTGTTTGTTCCAAGCCCAAGGGTTGCCGAGCAGGCCAGTGCCGCCGGGGCCCGAACAGTTGTGGATTGTCGCGGCGCGAGTGCCGCGGCCTTGCTGACGGCGTTACGGGAGCATCCCGTGCCCGTTCTCTAA
- the hemC gene encoding hydroxymethylbilane synthase: MSSREIRIATRKSALALWQAEYVKARLEAAHPGLLVTLVPMVSRGDKLLDSPLSKIGGKGLFVKELETALLENEADIAVHSMKDVPMDFPKGLGLFCICEREDPRDAFVSNTYSSLDALSAGSIVGTSSLRRQAQLLTRRPDLEIRFLRGNVNTRLAKLDAGEYDAIILAAAGLIRLGFEDRITSAISVDDSLPAGGQGAVGIECRSADTEIHALLAPLHHADTADRVTAERALNKHLNGGCQVPIACYAVLEGDQLWLRGLVGEPSGGKLLSAQARAPRAAAQTLGVQVAEDLLSQGADDILKAVYGEAGHE; encoded by the coding sequence ATGTCCTCTCGCGAAATCCGCATCGCCACCCGCAAAAGTGCTCTGGCCCTCTGGCAGGCCGAATACGTCAAAGCCCGTCTGGAAGCAGCCCACCCGGGCCTGCTGGTGACGCTGGTGCCCATGGTCAGTCGCGGCGACAAGCTGCTTGATTCGCCCCTGTCGAAAATCGGCGGCAAGGGTCTGTTCGTCAAGGAACTGGAAACCGCGCTGCTGGAAAACGAAGCCGACATCGCCGTGCATTCGATGAAAGACGTGCCGATGGATTTCCCCAAAGGCCTCGGTCTGTTCTGCATCTGCGAGCGCGAAGATCCGCGTGACGCGTTTGTCTCCAATACGTATTCCAGCCTCGATGCGTTGTCTGCCGGCAGCATCGTCGGCACCTCCAGCCTGCGTCGCCAGGCGCAGTTGCTGACGCGCCGCCCGGATCTGGAGATCCGTTTCCTGCGCGGCAACGTCAACACCCGTCTGGCCAAGCTCGACGCCGGCGAGTACGACGCGATCATCCTCGCGGCAGCCGGTCTGATTCGCCTCGGTTTCGAAGATCGCATCACGTCGGCGATCAGCGTCGACGACAGCCTGCCGGCCGGTGGCCAGGGCGCGGTGGGCATCGAATGCCGCAGCGCCGACACTGAAATCCATGCCTTGCTCGCACCTCTGCATCACGCGGACACCGCAGACCGTGTCACCGCCGAGCGTGCCCTCAACAAACATCTGAATGGCGGCTGCCAGGTGCCGATCGCCTGCTACGCCGTGCTCGAAGGTGATCAGTTGTGGCTGCGCGGTCTGGTGGGCGAGCCGAGCGGCGGCAAGCTGCTCAGCGCGCAAGCCCGTGCGCCGCGTGCCGCAGCCCAGACGCTGGGCGTGCAGGTGGCCGAAGACCTGCTGAGCCAGGGCGCCGACGATATTCTCAAGGCAGTCTACGGCGAGGCAGGTCACGAGTGA
- a CDS encoding LytR/AlgR family response regulator transcription factor — MNVLIVDDEPLARERLARMVSELEGYTVLEPSATNGEEALALIDSHKPDIVLLDIRMPGLDGLQVAARLCERETPPAVVFCAGPDEFAVEALQASAVGYVVKPVRTEHLHDALKRAERPNRAQLSALTRPAAESGNGPRSHISARTRKGIELIPLDQVVYFIADHKYVTLRHEGGEVLLDEPLKALEDEFGERFVRIHRNALVARDRIERLQRTPLGHFQLFLKGLNGDALIVSRRHVAGVRKMMQGL; from the coding sequence ATGAATGTCCTGATCGTTGATGACGAACCACTGGCCCGCGAGCGCCTCGCCCGAATGGTGAGCGAGCTCGAGGGCTACACAGTCCTGGAGCCCAGCGCCACCAATGGCGAAGAGGCGTTGGCGCTGATCGACAGCCACAAGCCGGATATCGTGCTGCTCGATATCCGCATGCCGGGCCTCGATGGCCTGCAGGTGGCTGCCCGTCTGTGCGAACGCGAAACCCCGCCAGCCGTGGTGTTTTGCGCAGGTCCCGATGAATTTGCCGTGGAAGCCCTCCAGGCCAGCGCCGTGGGCTATGTGGTGAAACCCGTGCGAACCGAACATCTGCATGACGCCCTGAAACGGGCTGAACGTCCCAACCGGGCCCAGCTCTCGGCCCTGACCCGTCCTGCCGCCGAAAGCGGTAACGGCCCGCGCAGCCACATCAGCGCCCGCACCCGCAAAGGCATCGAACTGATCCCGCTGGATCAGGTGGTGTACTTCATTGCCGACCACAAATACGTGACCTTGCGCCACGAAGGCGGCGAAGTCCTTTTGGATGAACCGCTCAAGGCGCTGGAAGACGAATTCGGCGAACGCTTCGTGCGGATCCACCGCAATGCGCTGGTCGCTCGCGACCGAATCGAGCGACTGCAACGTACACCGCTGGGCCACTTCCAGTTGTTCCTCAAGGGCCTCAACGGTGACGCGCTGATCGTCAGCCGCCGGCATGTGGCGGGTGTGCGCAAAATGATGCAGGGGCTTTAG
- the argH gene encoding argininosuccinate lyase, which translates to MSTDKTNQSWGGRFSEPVDAFVARFTASVTFDQRLYRHDIMGSIAHATMLAKVGVLTDAERDSIIDGLKTIQGEIEAGQFDWRVDLEDVHMNIEARLTDRIGITGKKLHTGRSRNDQVATDIRLWLRDEIDLILSEITRLQKGLLEQAEREAASIMPGFTHLQTAQPVTFGHHMLAWFEMLSRDYERLVDCRKRTNRMPLGSAALAGTTYPIDRDYTAQLLGFDAVGGNSLDNVSDRDFAIEFCSAASIAMMHLSRFSEELVLWTSAQFQFIDLPDRFCTGSSIMPQKKNPDVPELVRGKTGRVFGALMGLLTLMKGQPLAYNKDNQEDKEPLFDAADTLRDSLRAFADMIPAIKPKHAIMREAALRGFSTATDLADYLVRRGLPFRDCHEIVGHAVKYGVDTGKDLAEMSLEELRQFSDQIEQDVFAVLTLEGSVNARDHIGGTAPAQVKAAVVRGQALIASR; encoded by the coding sequence ATGAGCACTGACAAGACCAATCAGTCCTGGGGCGGCCGCTTCAGTGAACCCGTCGACGCCTTCGTCGCCCGCTTCACCGCCTCCGTCACTTTCGACCAGCGCCTGTATCGCCACGACATCATGGGCTCGATCGCCCACGCCACCATGCTGGCCAAGGTCGGCGTGCTGACGGATGCCGAGCGCGACAGCATCATCGATGGCCTGAAGACCATCCAGGGCGAAATCGAGGCCGGCCAGTTCGACTGGCGCGTCGACCTCGAAGACGTGCACATGAACATCGAAGCACGCCTGACCGACCGCATCGGCATCACCGGCAAGAAGCTGCACACCGGCCGCAGCCGCAACGACCAGGTCGCCACCGACATCCGCCTGTGGCTGCGTGACGAGATCGACCTGATCCTGAGCGAAATCACCCGCCTGCAAAAAGGCCTGCTGGAGCAGGCCGAGCGCGAAGCCGCGAGCATCATGCCGGGCTTCACCCACCTACAGACCGCTCAGCCGGTGACCTTCGGGCACCACATGCTGGCCTGGTTCGAAATGCTCAGCCGCGACTACGAGCGCCTGGTCGACTGCCGCAAGCGCACCAACCGCATGCCGCTGGGCAGCGCCGCACTGGCCGGCACCACTTACCCGATCGACCGCGACTACACCGCACAACTGCTGGGCTTCGATGCCGTCGGTGGCAACTCGCTGGACAACGTGTCCGACCGTGACTTCGCCATCGAATTCTGCTCGGCCGCGAGCATCGCGATGATGCACCTGTCGCGTTTCTCCGAAGAGCTGGTGCTGTGGACCAGCGCGCAGTTCCAGTTCATCGATCTGCCGGACCGCTTCTGCACCGGCAGCTCGATCATGCCGCAAAAGAAAAACCCGGACGTTCCAGAGCTGGTACGTGGCAAGACCGGTCGTGTGTTCGGCGCCCTGATGGGCCTGCTGACCCTGATGAAAGGCCAGCCGCTGGCCTACAACAAGGACAACCAGGAAGACAAGGAACCGCTGTTCGACGCCGCCGATACCTTGCGCGACTCGCTGCGCGCGTTTGCCGACATGATCCCGGCGATCAAGCCAAAGCACGCGATCATGCGTGAAGCGGCGCTGCGCGGTTTCTCCACCGCCACTGACCTGGCCGACTACCTGGTGCGCCGTGGCCTGCCATTCCGTGATTGCCACGAGATCGTCGGTCACGCGGTGAAGTACGGCGTCGACACCGGCAAGGATTTGGCGGAAATGAGCCTGGAAGAACTGCGTCAGTTCAGCGACCAGATCGAGCAGGACGTATTTGCCGTGCTGACCCTCGAAGGCTCGGTGAATGCCCGTGACCACATCGGCGGCACAGCGCCGGCGCAGGTCAAGGCTGCCGTGGTTCGTGGTCAGGCGCTGATCGCCAGCCGCTAA
- a CDS encoding glutathione S-transferase family protein: MFKLYGFSVSNYYNMVKLALLEKGLPFEEVTFYPTPTPESLAISPRGKVPVLGAEGGYINETMVMLEYLESSQKGVPLLPTEPFARAQVLAVAKEIELYIELPARACYGEAFFGTALPEAIKEKTKAELLLGFAALGRHGKFAPYVAGDSLTIADLYFLYSVPLAAAVGHKLFGLDLLAEMPKAKALLERLEQNPHVQKIAADKDAAMPAFLAMIAAKK, encoded by the coding sequence ATGTTCAAGCTCTATGGATTCTCCGTCAGCAACTACTACAACATGGTCAAACTGGCGCTGCTGGAAAAAGGCCTGCCGTTCGAAGAGGTCACGTTCTACCCGACGCCTACGCCTGAGTCTCTGGCCATCAGCCCGCGTGGCAAGGTGCCGGTGCTGGGGGCCGAAGGCGGGTACATCAACGAAACGATGGTGATGCTCGAATACCTCGAAAGCAGCCAGAAAGGTGTCCCGCTGTTACCGACCGAGCCGTTCGCCCGTGCCCAGGTATTGGCAGTGGCCAAGGAGATCGAGCTGTATATCGAGCTGCCGGCCCGTGCCTGTTACGGCGAAGCGTTTTTCGGCACGGCGCTGCCGGAAGCGATCAAGGAAAAAACCAAGGCTGAATTGTTGCTGGGGTTTGCGGCGCTGGGACGTCACGGCAAGTTCGCCCCGTATGTGGCGGGCGACAGTTTGACCATTGCGGATCTGTACTTCCTCTACAGCGTGCCGCTGGCGGCTGCCGTGGGGCACAAGCTGTTCGGTCTGGATTTGCTGGCGGAGATGCCGAAGGCGAAGGCGCTGCTGGAGCGGCTTGAGCAGAATCCGCATGTGCAGAAGATTGCGGCGGACAAGGATGCGGCGATGCCGGCGTTTTTGGCGATGATCGCAGCGAAGAAGTAA